A single window of Oerskovia paurometabola DNA harbors:
- a CDS encoding RNA degradosome polyphosphate kinase codes for MTDSTVRPGVRTPARPDQQPEAVRASSPRAVLDPELAAHIAEHIAEEEPVTGTIDVEVLDAAPLPADRFADRELSWLSFNQRVLELAEDESQPLLERVRYLAIFASNLDEFFMVRVAGLKRRIATGLAVTAASGLTPRQVLDAISERAHELMSRHAAVFSDQVQPALATEGISLLRWEELDTREQERLHKFFRKQIFPVLTPLAVDPAHPFPYISGLSLNLAVVVVNPTTGKEHFARVKVPPLLPRFIAVDSRGRPSAPSSQAADPDKGPTSFVPLEDVISQHLDHLFPGMEVREHHTFRVTRNEDVEVEEDDAENLLQAMEKELLRRRFGPPVRLEIADGISPRIRQLLVRELDVADDEVFKLTAPLDLTGLNLIADLDRADLHYPRFVPTTHRFLAEVESASPTDVFAAIRDRDILLHHPYDSFSTSVQTFLQQAAADPNVLAIKQTLYRTSGDSPIVDALIDAAEAGKQVLALVEIKARFDEQANISWARKLEQAGVHVVYGIVGLKTHCKLSLVVRQEPEGLVRYCHVGTGNYNPKTARLYTDLGLLTADPEVGQDLTRLFNQLSGYAPQSRFHRLLVAPRSVRSGLVERIEREAVAAREGRDAWVKFKVNSVVDETIIDALYRASQAGVKVDLVVRGICAIRPGVPGLSENIRVRSILGRFLEHSRIFAFANSGGPAIADGPESGPEVFIGSADLMHRNLDRRVETLVRLVDPQQVSDLIDLIDVSMDDGTASWHLQSDGSWERHAVGPDGPLMDIQSTLITRQRRRLGMGR; via the coding sequence ATGACCGACTCCACCGTCCGTCCCGGCGTCCGCACCCCCGCGCGCCCGGACCAGCAGCCGGAAGCCGTCCGGGCGTCCAGCCCGCGAGCCGTCCTCGACCCCGAGCTCGCGGCGCACATCGCCGAGCACATCGCCGAGGAGGAACCGGTCACGGGCACGATCGACGTGGAGGTGCTCGACGCCGCGCCCCTGCCTGCCGACCGCTTCGCCGATCGCGAGCTGAGCTGGCTCTCGTTCAACCAGCGCGTGCTCGAGCTCGCGGAGGACGAGTCGCAGCCGCTGCTGGAACGCGTGCGGTACCTCGCGATCTTCGCGTCGAACCTCGACGAGTTCTTCATGGTCCGCGTCGCAGGCCTCAAGCGACGCATCGCGACGGGCCTCGCGGTCACGGCCGCGTCCGGGCTGACCCCGCGCCAGGTCCTCGACGCGATCAGCGAGCGCGCGCACGAGCTCATGTCCCGCCACGCCGCGGTGTTCTCCGACCAGGTGCAGCCCGCGCTCGCGACCGAGGGCATCTCGCTGCTGCGCTGGGAAGAGCTCGACACGCGCGAGCAGGAGCGCCTGCACAAGTTCTTCCGCAAGCAGATCTTTCCCGTCCTCACGCCGCTCGCGGTGGACCCCGCGCACCCCTTCCCGTACATCTCGGGGCTCTCGCTCAACCTCGCGGTCGTCGTGGTCAACCCGACGACGGGCAAGGAGCACTTCGCGCGCGTCAAGGTGCCGCCGCTGCTGCCGCGCTTCATCGCGGTCGACTCGCGCGGGCGCCCGTCCGCACCCAGCTCGCAGGCCGCCGACCCGGACAAGGGCCCCACGTCGTTCGTGCCGCTCGAGGACGTCATCTCGCAGCACCTCGACCACCTGTTCCCCGGCATGGAGGTGCGCGAGCACCACACGTTCCGCGTGACGCGCAACGAGGACGTCGAGGTCGAGGAGGACGACGCCGAGAACCTGCTCCAGGCCATGGAGAAGGAGCTGCTGCGCCGCCGGTTCGGCCCGCCCGTGCGCCTCGAGATCGCCGACGGGATCAGCCCTCGCATCCGTCAGCTCCTCGTGCGAGAGCTCGACGTCGCCGACGACGAGGTCTTCAAGCTCACCGCGCCGCTCGACCTCACGGGGCTCAACCTCATCGCGGACCTCGACCGCGCGGACCTGCACTACCCGCGCTTCGTGCCGACGACGCACCGCTTCCTCGCGGAGGTCGAGAGCGCGAGCCCGACCGACGTGTTCGCCGCGATCCGCGACCGCGACATCCTGCTGCACCACCCGTACGACTCGTTCTCGACGTCGGTCCAGACGTTCCTGCAGCAGGCCGCGGCCGACCCGAACGTGCTCGCGATCAAGCAGACGCTGTACCGGACGTCGGGCGACTCGCCCATCGTCGACGCCCTGATCGACGCGGCCGAGGCCGGCAAGCAGGTCCTCGCGCTCGTCGAGATCAAGGCCCGCTTCGACGAGCAGGCCAACATCTCCTGGGCCCGCAAGCTCGAGCAGGCGGGCGTGCACGTCGTGTACGGGATCGTCGGGCTCAAGACCCACTGCAAGCTCTCGCTCGTGGTCCGCCAGGAGCCCGAGGGCCTCGTGCGCTACTGCCACGTCGGCACGGGCAACTACAACCCCAAGACCGCACGCCTGTACACGGACCTCGGGCTGCTCACCGCGGACCCCGAGGTCGGCCAGGACCTCACGCGGCTGTTCAACCAGCTCTCCGGCTACGCACCCCAGTCCCGGTTCCACCGGCTCCTCGTCGCGCCCCGCTCGGTGCGCTCGGGGCTCGTCGAGCGGATCGAGCGCGAAGCCGTCGCGGCTCGCGAGGGGCGCGACGCGTGGGTCAAGTTCAAGGTCAACTCGGTCGTCGACGAGACCATCATCGACGCCCTGTACCGGGCCTCGCAGGCCGGTGTGAAGGTCGACCTCGTGGTGCGCGGGATCTGCGCGATCCGCCCCGGGGTCCCCGGACTGAGCGAGAACATCCGGGTCCGGTCCATCCTGGGCCGGTTCCTGGAGCACTCGCGGATCTTCGCGTTCGCCAACTCGGGCGGGCCCGCGATCGCTGACGGCCCCGAGTCCGGGCCCGAGGTCTTCATCGGGTCGGCCGACCTGATGCACCGCAACCTCGACCGCCGCGTCGAGACCCTGGTGCGGCTCGTGGACCCCCAGCAGGTCTCGGACCTGATCGACCTCATCGACGTCTCGATGGACGACGGCACGGCCTCGTGGCACCTGCAGAGCGACGGGTCGTGGGAGCGGCACGCGGTCGGCCCCGACGGTCCGCTCATGGACATCCAGTCGACCCTGATCACCCGACAACGCCGGCGGCTGGGCATGGGTCGATGA
- the mshD gene encoding mycothiol synthase, whose product MRSPLEIGPLDPATADEVRALAAAAQQSDGVAPLSEQPLLRLGVDDEDLTHVVAYDDEGTVTGYAQVDRGGDVASAELVVHPAARRRRTGRMLLRTAQRDATLPARSGEPGQHGGVLHVWAHGDLPAARAFAADAGLVVVRELWKMGLDLRSGTWERPEVPAGLSLRTFRPGPDDAAWLRVNARAFAHHPEQGRLDQADLDARVAEDWFDPEGFFLLERADGSLAGSLWTKVPTDQTGDVREGEIYVVGVDPDAQGQGLGKVLTAVGLAHLAARGLDRAVLYVDGDNAAATRTYLGAGFGKDTVDVQYGPPAVNPVTQSSPSDATMKS is encoded by the coding sequence ATGCGCTCCCCCCTCGAGATCGGCCCGCTCGACCCGGCCACCGCGGACGAGGTCCGCGCCCTGGCCGCGGCCGCCCAGCAGTCCGACGGCGTCGCCCCCCTCTCCGAGCAGCCCCTCCTGCGCCTGGGCGTCGACGACGAGGACCTCACGCACGTCGTCGCGTACGACGACGAGGGAACGGTCACCGGATACGCCCAGGTCGACCGCGGCGGCGACGTCGCGAGCGCCGAGCTCGTGGTGCACCCGGCCGCGCGCCGCCGTCGGACCGGGCGCATGCTGCTGCGCACCGCGCAGCGCGACGCGACCCTGCCCGCGCGCTCGGGCGAGCCGGGCCAGCACGGCGGCGTCCTGCACGTGTGGGCGCACGGCGACCTCCCCGCCGCGCGGGCGTTCGCAGCCGACGCGGGGCTCGTCGTCGTGCGCGAGCTGTGGAAGATGGGGCTCGACCTGCGGTCCGGGACGTGGGAGCGCCCCGAGGTGCCCGCGGGCCTGAGCCTGCGCACGTTCCGCCCCGGTCCCGACGACGCAGCGTGGCTCCGCGTCAACGCGCGCGCCTTCGCGCACCACCCCGAGCAGGGCCGCCTCGACCAGGCCGACCTCGACGCCCGCGTCGCCGAGGACTGGTTCGACCCCGAGGGCTTCTTCCTCCTCGAGCGCGCGGACGGCTCGCTCGCCGGTTCGCTGTGGACCAAGGTGCCCACCGACCAGACCGGAGACGTGCGCGAGGGCGAGATCTACGTCGTCGGCGTCGACCCCGACGCCCAGGGCCAGGGGCTCGGGAAGGTGCTGACCGCCGTGGGGCTCGCGCACCTCGCCGCGCGCGGGCTCGACCGCGCCGTCCTCTACGTCGACGGCGACAACGCCGCCGCGACGAGGACCTACCTCGGGGCGGGGTTCGGCAAGGACACGGTCGACGTCCAGTACGGCCCGCCGGCAGTGAATCCCGTCACCCAAAGTTCACCGAGTGATGCCACCATGAAGTCATGA
- a CDS encoding alpha/beta hydrolase, whose protein sequence is MTPFDVLPGAPLPGASLLSSSVPLPEPETGTTLPPAVLRELAGRSDWVSSWWTVGLLAAAAVLVAVLVAWDRRRRAAARRADPGDGADGGADGGARGRGRGAWRTWVGTVASGLLVILAVTAAVNAYAGYVPNVAAFRTTMAGWGLVDPPPSHRDEPSERAGSSKAGSVTSTPVTAPDLRMADGTTWVYTPPGFDPAAATRYPVVYLFHGSPGQPSDWFAAADSANVMDTLLEARLVEPMILVAVDVNGQGPSARDTECLDSTTGGAQVETYVTDVVIPWVDENFPTVPDRAHRAIGGMSSGGFCALNLGLRHLDTFGAIMALEPYGDPGDGGRKMLATRQEFDANSPSHYLPTMDFPEPVAVFLDGGTESPRKDREANRRLAAVLTERGQTVELREEKGQGHTWAMVHVGLPYGLMFLSEHLAQP, encoded by the coding sequence GTGACCCCGTTCGACGTCCTTCCCGGCGCGCCCCTGCCGGGCGCCTCGCTGCTGTCCTCGTCCGTGCCGCTCCCCGAGCCCGAGACCGGCACGACCCTGCCCCCCGCGGTGCTGCGCGAGCTCGCGGGACGCAGCGACTGGGTGTCGTCGTGGTGGACGGTCGGGCTGCTCGCGGCTGCGGCGGTCCTGGTCGCGGTCCTCGTCGCGTGGGACCGGCGGCGGCGCGCTGCGGCGCGCCGCGCGGACCCCGGCGACGGCGCGGACGGCGGCGCCGACGGCGGCGCTCGCGGGCGCGGGCGCGGCGCGTGGCGCACCTGGGTGGGGACCGTCGCGTCGGGGCTCCTCGTGATCCTGGCGGTCACGGCCGCGGTCAACGCGTACGCGGGCTACGTGCCCAACGTCGCGGCCTTCCGGACCACGATGGCCGGGTGGGGGCTCGTCGACCCGCCGCCCAGCCACCGGGACGAGCCGTCGGAGCGCGCCGGTTCGTCGAAGGCGGGGTCGGTGACCTCGACCCCTGTCACGGCCCCCGACCTGCGCATGGCCGACGGCACGACCTGGGTCTACACGCCGCCCGGCTTCGACCCTGCGGCGGCCACGCGCTACCCCGTCGTCTACCTCTTCCACGGCAGCCCGGGGCAGCCGAGCGACTGGTTCGCCGCGGCCGACAGCGCGAACGTCATGGACACGCTGCTGGAGGCCCGCCTGGTCGAGCCCATGATCCTCGTCGCGGTCGACGTCAACGGGCAGGGCCCCTCGGCGCGGGACACCGAGTGCCTCGACTCGACCACGGGCGGCGCCCAGGTCGAGACGTACGTGACGGACGTGGTGATCCCCTGGGTCGACGAGAACTTCCCGACCGTGCCCGACCGCGCGCACCGCGCGATCGGCGGGATGTCCTCGGGCGGTTTCTGCGCGCTCAACCTGGGACTGCGACACCTCGACACGTTCGGCGCGATCATGGCGCTCGAACCGTACGGCGACCCGGGTGACGGCGGCCGCAAGATGCTCGCGACGCGGCAGGAGTTCGACGCCAACTCCCCCAGCCACTACCTCCCCACCATGGACTTCCCCGAGCCCGTCGCGGTGTTCCTCGACGGCGGCACCGAGTCGCCCCGCAAGGACCGCGAGGCCAACCGCCGGCTCGCCGCGGTGCTCACCGAACGCGGCCAGACCGTCGAGCTGCGCGAGGAGAAGGGCCAGGGGCACACGTGGGCCATGGTCCACGTGGGCCTGCCGTACGGGTTGATGTTCCTCTCCGAGCACCTGGCGCAGCCCTGA
- a CDS encoding NAD(P)-binding domain-containing protein has translation MSTSSAQAQPFDVDVLVVGAGQAGLSAAFHLRRRGFVPLGRDGRPSSAPDDGAAAGAPRTFVVLDSSPAPGGAWQFRWPSLTMAQTHAVHDLPGLALDAGDPQESASTAVGRYFGAYEQVNDLRVLRPVAVREVRDDASGALLVEATTPDGPVAWRARTLVNATGTWTKPFWPWYPGRETFAGTQLHTHDFGAAEDFAGKRVVVVGGGASATQFLLQIAPHASSTTWVTRREPVWVGGPFDENRGRDAVALVDERTRAGLAPESVVSVTGLPLTPAYEAGIASGVLRRLPMFSRVVPDGVAWDPGVRPDGVTHQGADVILWATGFRAALDHLGPLGLRGPGGGIVMDGPTVVADRRVQLVGYGPSASTIGANRAGREAVRAVLRVLDTEMSVPARDPGHARTDSSVVAPATRLPR, from the coding sequence GTGAGCACCTCGTCCGCCCAGGCACAGCCCTTCGACGTCGACGTCCTCGTGGTGGGCGCCGGACAGGCCGGCCTCTCGGCCGCGTTCCACCTGCGGCGGCGGGGCTTCGTCCCGCTCGGGCGTGACGGCCGTCCGTCGAGCGCACCCGACGACGGTGCGGCCGCGGGAGCCCCGCGCACCTTCGTGGTGCTCGACTCCTCGCCCGCCCCGGGGGGTGCGTGGCAGTTCCGCTGGCCGTCGCTCACGATGGCGCAGACGCACGCGGTGCACGACCTGCCCGGCCTGGCCCTCGACGCGGGCGACCCGCAGGAGAGCGCGAGCACCGCCGTCGGGCGGTACTTCGGCGCGTACGAGCAGGTCAACGACCTGCGGGTGCTGCGGCCCGTCGCGGTGCGCGAGGTGCGCGACGACGCGTCGGGGGCGCTGCTCGTCGAGGCGACCACGCCCGACGGGCCCGTGGCCTGGCGCGCCCGGACGCTCGTCAACGCGACCGGGACGTGGACCAAGCCGTTCTGGCCCTGGTACCCGGGCCGTGAGACGTTCGCGGGCACGCAGCTCCACACGCACGACTTCGGTGCCGCCGAGGACTTCGCGGGCAAGCGCGTGGTCGTCGTGGGCGGCGGCGCGTCCGCGACCCAGTTCCTGCTCCAGATCGCTCCCCACGCGTCCTCGACCACGTGGGTCACGCGCCGCGAGCCCGTGTGGGTCGGTGGCCCGTTCGACGAGAACCGGGGGCGCGACGCCGTGGCCCTCGTCGACGAGCGGACGCGCGCGGGTCTCGCGCCGGAGAGCGTCGTGTCGGTCACGGGCCTGCCGCTCACGCCCGCGTACGAGGCGGGCATCGCGTCGGGCGTCCTGCGGCGCCTGCCGATGTTCTCCCGCGTCGTGCCCGACGGCGTCGCGTGGGACCCCGGCGTCCGTCCCGACGGCGTGACGCACCAGGGCGCGGACGTGATCCTGTGGGCCACGGGCTTCCGCGCCGCGCTCGACCACCTCGGGCCGCTGGGGCTGCGCGGCCCCGGGGGCGGGATCGTGATGGACGGGCCGACCGTGGTCGCCGACCGCCGCGTCCAGCTCGTCGGGTACGGGCCGAGCGCGTCGACCATCGGGGCGAACCGGGCCGGGCGGGAGGCGGTGCGGGCCGTGCTGCGGGTCCTCGACACGGAGATGTCGGTACCAGCGAGGGACCCAGGTCACGCTCGCACTGACAGCTCGGTGGTGGCGCCCGCCACTAGGCTGCCGAGGTGA
- a CDS encoding MFS transporter, which yields MTPEPLPEPADPTVDQPVDRVQRRTVSVLAASQVFGGIGVATGISVSSLIASELSGSDAVAGLAQTTAVVGAAIVALPLSRLAERHGRRRSLTTGYVVAFLGALLAATATLLQTWPLLLAGMLLFGAGSATGLASRFTATDLARPERRATDLSVVIWATTIGSVLGPNLAGATEKLGLLPGPAGEHGAHGTSAAPLLVASLAFAAAAASVWLLLRPDPLHVAAARAVAGTSRTAARAPADAAPSGLVDVPSPTGTPAPPRPGFRAGLAAGWAVIRASAAAQLALAAIVVSHLVMVGLMSMTPVHMGHGGASLQIIGIVISAHIAGMYVLSPVIGWAADKVGHSRVLVVGGAILLASAVIVAGAPSDDSARLTVGLVLLGVGWSCGLVAGSALLIDATPATDRTQVQGLSDFAMNLGGAVGGVLAGIVIAVSSYAALSWGAAALLVAYLVLVAGSLLRKDGPRSPGHRPTRA from the coding sequence GTGACCCCCGAACCCCTGCCCGAGCCTGCCGACCCGACCGTCGACCAGCCCGTCGACCGCGTCCAGCGGCGGACCGTCTCCGTCCTCGCCGCAAGCCAGGTCTTCGGTGGGATCGGGGTCGCGACCGGTATCTCGGTGAGCTCGCTCATCGCGTCCGAGCTCTCGGGCTCCGACGCCGTCGCGGGCCTCGCCCAGACCACGGCCGTCGTCGGCGCTGCGATCGTCGCCCTGCCGCTCTCACGCCTCGCCGAACGCCACGGCCGACGCCGGTCGCTCACCACCGGGTACGTCGTCGCGTTCCTGGGAGCGCTCCTTGCGGCGACCGCGACCCTCCTCCAGACCTGGCCCCTCCTGCTCGCCGGGATGCTCCTGTTCGGGGCAGGGTCCGCGACCGGCCTCGCGTCCCGCTTCACCGCGACCGACCTCGCCCGCCCCGAACGCCGCGCCACCGACCTCTCGGTCGTGATCTGGGCGACGACCATCGGGTCGGTCCTCGGACCGAACCTCGCCGGAGCGACCGAGAAGCTCGGCCTCCTGCCCGGCCCGGCCGGGGAGCACGGTGCGCACGGCACGTCCGCCGCACCGCTGCTCGTCGCCTCCCTCGCGTTCGCCGCGGCCGCAGCCTCCGTCTGGCTGCTCCTGCGCCCCGACCCGCTCCACGTGGCCGCGGCCCGTGCGGTGGCGGGCACGAGCCGGACCGCCGCCCGCGCACCCGCCGACGCGGCGCCGTCGGGCCTCGTGGACGTGCCGAGCCCCACCGGCACCCCGGCGCCGCCGCGCCCGGGCTTCCGCGCCGGGCTCGCCGCCGGGTGGGCCGTGATCCGCGCGTCCGCCGCCGCGCAGCTCGCGCTCGCGGCGATCGTCGTGAGCCACCTCGTGATGGTCGGGCTCATGTCCATGACGCCCGTGCACATGGGGCACGGCGGAGCGAGCCTGCAGATCATCGGGATCGTCATCAGCGCGCACATCGCGGGCATGTACGTGCTCAGCCCCGTGATCGGGTGGGCCGCGGACAAGGTCGGCCACTCCCGCGTGCTCGTGGTGGGCGGCGCGATCCTGCTCGCCTCGGCCGTGATCGTCGCCGGGGCGCCGAGCGACGACTCGGCGCGGCTGACCGTCGGGCTCGTGCTGCTCGGCGTGGGCTGGTCGTGCGGGCTCGTGGCCGGGTCGGCGCTGCTCATCGACGCGACGCCCGCGACCGACCGGACCCAGGTCCAGGGACTGTCCGACTTCGCGATGAACCTCGGCGGAGCAGTCGGCGGGGTGCTCGCCGGGATCGTCATCGCGGTCTCGTCCTACGCCGCGCTGTCCTGGGGCGCCGCAGCGCTGCTCGTCGCCTACCTCGTGCTGGTCGCGGGCAGCCTCCTGAGGAAGGATGGGCCGCGATCCCCCGGACACCGGCCGACCCGAGCGTGA
- the recQ gene encoding DNA helicase RecQ, with product MGRDPPDTGRPEREGSTHPVTASALPETRTALDVLTTVFGYDRFRGDQAEIIDTVLRGQDALVLMPTGGGKSLCYQIPALLRPGTGVVVSPLIALMQDQVDALSALGGRAGFLNSTQSLPERRAVEEAFLAGELDLLYLAPERLGVPETVRLLQAGKVSLFAIDEAHCVSAWGHDFRPDYLRLTVLAETWPDVPRIALTATATRQTADEIVRRLELHDARTFVSSFDRPNITYRIAPKDSPRTQLVDLIRAEHAGDAGIVYCLSRASVETTAEHLNAHGIPALPYHAGMPATLRAANQSRFLREDGIVMVATIAFGMGIDKPDVRFVAHLDLPKSVEGYYQETGRAGRDGLPSTAWLAYGLQDVVQQRRMIDTSDGDAAHKRRMGANLDAMLALCETVTCRRVQLLAYFGQDGPACGNCDTCLTPPESWDGTVAAQKVLSTVLRLERQGQRYGAGHVVDILTGKSTPRVTSLGHDQLPVFGVGADLSATEWRTVVRQILAQGLLGVDSEGYGTLSLTEAADPVLGGAQEVRLRRDVRTKASRTRKPAAAAADAELTPDAAARMEKLRAWRSATAKESGVPAYVVFHDATLRALAQRHPASIDDLSDVSGIGAAKRERYGAAILEVLAEG from the coding sequence ATGGGCCGCGATCCCCCGGACACCGGCCGACCCGAGCGTGAAGGAAGCACCCACCCCGTGACAGCATCCGCCCTGCCCGAGACGCGCACCGCGCTCGACGTCCTGACGACCGTCTTCGGGTACGACCGCTTCCGGGGCGACCAGGCGGAGATCATCGACACCGTCCTGCGCGGGCAGGACGCGCTCGTCCTCATGCCCACAGGTGGGGGCAAGTCGCTGTGCTACCAGATCCCCGCGCTCCTGCGGCCAGGGACAGGCGTGGTCGTCTCGCCCCTCATCGCCCTCATGCAGGACCAGGTGGACGCGCTGTCCGCCCTCGGGGGACGCGCCGGGTTCCTCAACTCGACCCAGTCGCTGCCCGAGCGCCGCGCGGTCGAGGAGGCCTTCCTCGCCGGAGAGCTCGACCTGCTGTACCTGGCCCCCGAACGCCTCGGGGTGCCCGAGACCGTGCGTCTCCTGCAGGCGGGGAAGGTGTCCCTGTTCGCGATCGACGAGGCCCACTGCGTCTCGGCCTGGGGCCACGACTTCCGACCCGACTACCTGCGGCTGACGGTGCTCGCCGAGACGTGGCCCGACGTCCCGAGGATCGCGCTCACCGCGACCGCGACCCGGCAGACGGCCGACGAGATCGTCCGACGGCTCGAGCTGCACGACGCGCGCACCTTCGTCTCGAGCTTCGACCGCCCCAACATCACCTACCGCATCGCGCCCAAGGACTCCCCGCGCACCCAGCTCGTCGACCTGATCCGGGCCGAGCACGCCGGGGACGCGGGCATCGTCTACTGCCTCTCGCGCGCCTCGGTCGAGACCACCGCCGAGCACCTGAACGCGCACGGGATCCCGGCGCTGCCCTACCACGCGGGCATGCCCGCCACCCTGCGCGCAGCCAACCAGTCGAGGTTCCTGCGCGAGGACGGCATCGTCATGGTCGCGACCATCGCGTTCGGCATGGGCATCGACAAGCCCGACGTGCGGTTCGTCGCGCACCTCGACCTGCCCAAGTCGGTCGAGGGCTACTACCAGGAGACGGGCCGCGCCGGACGAGACGGCCTGCCCTCGACCGCGTGGCTCGCGTACGGGCTCCAGGACGTCGTCCAGCAGCGGCGCATGATCGACACGTCCGACGGCGACGCGGCGCACAAGCGTCGGATGGGCGCGAACCTCGACGCGATGCTCGCCCTGTGCGAGACCGTCACGTGCCGCAGGGTCCAGCTCCTCGCGTACTTCGGCCAGGACGGGCCCGCGTGCGGGAACTGCGACACGTGCCTCACCCCACCCGAGTCGTGGGACGGGACCGTCGCCGCGCAGAAGGTCCTGTCGACCGTCCTGCGCCTGGAACGTCAGGGGCAGCGCTACGGCGCCGGGCACGTCGTCGACATCCTCACCGGGAAGTCGACGCCGCGGGTCACCTCGCTCGGGCACGACCAGCTGCCCGTCTTCGGGGTCGGCGCGGACCTCAGCGCCACCGAGTGGCGCACGGTCGTCCGGCAGATCCTCGCGCAGGGCCTGCTCGGCGTCGACAGCGAGGGCTACGGGACCCTGAGCCTGACCGAGGCCGCGGACCCGGTGCTCGGAGGCGCGCAGGAGGTCCGGCTGCGCCGGGACGTGCGGACCAAGGCCTCGCGCACCCGCAAGCCCGCGGCCGCTGCCGCCGACGCGGAGCTGACCCCCGACGCCGCGGCGCGCATGGAGAAGCTGCGCGCCTGGCGGAGCGCGACCGCGAAGGAGAGCGGGGTACCGGCCTACGTCGTCTTCCACGACGCGACCCTGCGGGCGCTCGCGCAGCGCCACCCCGCCTCGATCGACGACCTGTCCGACGTCAGCGGGATCGGCGCCGCCAAGCGCGAGCGGTACGGCGCCGCGATCCTGGAGGTCCTCGCGGAGGGGTAG
- a CDS encoding GNAT family N-acetyltransferase: protein MRIEPLTFPAPGGGALTSPSRHGGATVRSGRPGGSGRPGQDGRSAPGRPGPASAPAGLSLLDSLAARTADLSHLADVLVDCVQGGASVGWVEAPTKEAATAWWSAFLADPDHRTWVGRDESGRIVATASLALTSKANGTHRAEVVKLLVHRQARGHRFAPGLMATIERFARAEGLTLLTLDTETGSLAESLYRRWGWTEVGAVPGFAKVAGGALVSTTIFYKLLGGR from the coding sequence ATGCGCATCGAACCCCTCACCTTCCCCGCGCCCGGTGGCGGCGCGCTCACCTCCCCGTCCCGCCACGGCGGGGCTACGGTCCGGTCGGGCCGTCCGGGGGGATCCGGCAGGCCCGGCCAGGACGGCCGCTCCGCCCCGGGCCGCCCGGGGCCGGCGAGCGCCCCGGCCGGGCTCTCGCTGCTCGACAGCCTCGCCGCCAGGACGGCCGACCTGTCGCACCTCGCCGACGTGCTGGTCGACTGCGTCCAGGGCGGCGCGAGCGTCGGCTGGGTCGAGGCACCGACCAAGGAGGCTGCGACGGCCTGGTGGTCCGCGTTCCTCGCAGACCCTGACCACCGCACGTGGGTCGGTCGTGACGAGTCGGGGAGGATCGTCGCGACCGCCTCGCTCGCCCTGACCTCGAAGGCCAACGGCACGCACCGCGCCGAGGTCGTCAAGCTCCTGGTCCACCGTCAGGCGCGCGGTCACAGGTTCGCACCGGGGCTCATGGCGACGATCGAACGCTTCGCACGCGCCGAGGGGCTCACGCTGCTGACGCTCGACACCGAGACGGGCAGCCTGGCCGAGTCCCTGTACCGGCGCTGGGGGTGGACAGAGGTCGGCGCCGTCCCCGGGTTCGCGAAGGTCGCGGGGGGCGCGCTCGTGTCGACGACGATCTTCTACAAGCTGCTCGGCGGACGCTGA